Proteins found in one Tamandua tetradactyla isolate mTamTet1 chromosome 3, mTamTet1.pri, whole genome shotgun sequence genomic segment:
- the PTPN18 gene encoding tyrosine-protein phosphatase non-receptor type 18, with translation MSRSLDVARSFLQRLEARGGREAAVLAGEFSDIRTLSAAWKTEGIFSTEVGSQPGNVRKNRYKDVLPYDHTRVILSLLQDEGHGDYINGNFIRGVDGSLSYIATQGPLPHTLLDFWRLVWEFRVKVIVMACREVELGRKKCERYWAQEQELLTIGYFYITLTREIWLNPDTVLRTLQVTFQKESRCVHQLQYVSWPDRGVPSNPDHVLALVEEAWHLQGSGSGPLCIHCSAGCGRTGVLCTVDYVRQLLLTQTIPPNFSLFNVVLEMRKQRPAAVQTEEQYRFVYHTVAQMFCSALQKARPHFENLKENHASLYDDAPSFRTSLALPATTHPLGGVLRSISVPGAPAVAMADEYAVVQKRGPPAGAGPGPSTLSTEAAPLYSQVTPRALRPRVQSEDAGTRPEDARGTPPDRVPADQRPEGPDAYEDVADGVQAGGLGFNLRIGRPKGPRDPPAEWAQV, from the exons ATGAGCCGCAGCCTGGACGTTGCGCGGAGCTTTCTGCAGCGGCTGGAGGCGCGAGGCGGCCGGGAGGCAGCGGTCCTCGCCGGCGAGTTCAGC GATATCCGGACCCTCTCAGCCGCCTGGAAGACTGAGGGTATCTTCTCCACCGAAGTTGGTAGCCAGCCGGGGAATGTGAGGAAGAACCGCTACAAAGATGTGCTACCCT ATGACCACACAAGGGTGATCCTCTCCCTGCTCCAGGACGAGGGACACGGCGACTACATCAATGGCAACTTCATTCGG GGCGTGGACGGAAGCCTGTCCTACATTGCCACACAAGGACCGCTGCCTCACACCCTGCTAGACTTCTGGCGCCTGGTCTGGGAGTTCCGGGTCAAG GTGATCGTGATGGCATGTCGAGAAGTGGAGCTTGGCCGG AAAAAGTGTGAGCGTTACTGGGCCCAAGAACAGGAGCTACTGACAATCGGATACTTCTATATCACCTTG ACAAGGGAGATATGGCTGAATCCTGATACTGTGCTCAGAACCCTCCAGGTCACATTCCAGAAG GAATCTCGTTGTGTACACCAGCTACAGTATGTCTCCTGGCCAGACCGAGGGGTCCCCAGCAACCCTGACCATGTGCTTGCTTTGGTGGAGGAAGCCTGGCACCTTCAGGGATCTGGCTCTGGGCCCCTCTGTATCCACTGCAG TGCGGGCTGCGGGCGGACAGGCGTCCTCTGCACCGTGGATTACGTGAGGCAGTTGCTCCTGACTCAG ACCATCCCGCCTAACTTCAGCCTCTTCAATGTGGTCCTTGAGATGCGGAAGCAGCGACCTGCAGCTGTGCAGACTGAG GAGCAGTACAGATTCGTATACCACACGGTGGCTCAGATGTTCTGCTCAGCACTCCAGAAGGCCAGGCCCCACTTCGAGAACCTCAAGGAG AATCATGCCTCACTCTACGATGATGCTCCCTCCTTCAGGACTTCCCTGGCCCTACCTGCCACAACTCACCCACTTGGTGGGGTCCTCAG GAGCATCTCGGTCCCCGGGGCCCCCGCCGTCGCCATGGCCGACGAATACGCGGTGGTGCAGAAGCGCGGGCCCCCTGCGGGCGCCGGACCCGGGCCGAGCACGCTCAGCACGGAGGCGGCACCGCTCTACAGCCAAGTGACACCGCGCGCCCTGCGACCCAGAGTTCAGTCGGAGGATGCGGGGACCCGACCAGAGGACGCACGGGGAACGCCACCGGACCGTG TTCCTGCCGATCAACGCCCTGAAGGGCCGGATGCCTACGAGGACGTGGCGGATGGAGTTCAAGCCGGTGGACTAG GCTTCAACCTGCGCATCGGAAGGCCCAAAGGGCCGAGGGACCCTCCTGCTGAGTGGGCTCAGGTGTGA